A genomic region of Deltaproteobacteria bacterium contains the following coding sequences:
- a CDS encoding serine/threonine protein kinase, producing the protein MKKEEFEDQYRFKFTRLIAEGGMGNIYESILYGAEGFEKRVAIKMIREEYTNMKDFVGLFIGEAKLVADLVHQNIVQIYKLGKVDGGFYIAMEYVHGVNLRDLMNRHADLGTKIPVELGAFIISRVCRGLEYAHSKTDPDGQPLFVVHRDINPNNLMLATEGEVKITDFGVAKAAHFMEDKEGSVIMGKAPYMSPEQAKGKITDKRSDLFSLGIVMYELLTGESLFNTGVDAKEIMENVCSQAIPSPREKNPEIPEDLERIVLKALERDIDKRYADAGKMGYDLEYFMYHKGYGPTILTLEKHLRLLFPDLYLHKPHKEKSKEGTVAISSRRWNP; encoded by the coding sequence AGGAATTTGAAGATCAATACCGCTTTAAGTTTACACGTCTGATTGCCGAGGGGGGGATGGGAAATATTTACGAATCGATCCTCTACGGCGCTGAAGGGTTTGAAAAACGGGTCGCTATCAAAATGATCCGTGAAGAGTACACCAACATGAAAGATTTCGTGGGTCTCTTCATTGGAGAGGCCAAATTGGTTGCCGACTTGGTTCATCAAAATATCGTTCAAATTTACAAATTGGGAAAAGTGGACGGCGGTTTTTATATTGCGATGGAATATGTTCATGGTGTGAATTTGCGTGATTTGATGAACCGGCACGCGGACCTCGGCACAAAAATTCCTGTGGAGTTAGGTGCTTTTATTATCAGCCGCGTGTGTCGCGGTTTGGAATATGCCCATTCGAAAACCGATCCGGATGGTCAACCGCTTTTTGTTGTCCACCGCGATATCAATCCCAACAATTTGATGCTTGCCACAGAAGGCGAAGTCAAAATCACCGATTTTGGTGTGGCCAAGGCGGCCCATTTTATGGAGGACAAAGAGGGTTCCGTCATTATGGGTAAAGCGCCCTACATGTCTCCGGAACAGGCGAAGGGAAAAATTACTGATAAGCGTTCCGATCTTTTTTCTCTGGGAATTGTGATGTATGAATTGTTAACCGGAGAATCTCTTTTTAACACGGGAGTGGATGCAAAAGAGATTATGGAAAATGTCTGCTCTCAGGCCATTCCCTCCCCCCGGGAAAAAAACCCCGAAATTCCTGAAGATCTGGAAAGAATTGTTTTGAAAGCTCTTGAGCGCGATATTGACAAACGCTATGCCGACGCGGGGAAGATGGGTTACGACTTGGAATATTTCATGTACCACAAAGGTTATGGTCCCACCATTTTAACACTGGAAAAACATCTGAGACTTTTATTCCCCGATTTGTATCTTCATAAACCTCACAAGGAAAAAAGCAA